One region of Culex pipiens pallens isolate TS chromosome 2, TS_CPP_V2, whole genome shotgun sequence genomic DNA includes:
- the LOC120429608 gene encoding uncharacterized protein LOC120429608, with product MTDRVPVVPHLRSTDLIQPLRETQPDTVHFKGTFPLRRFKSNPDLVALRVVEQNRYDRIPSPPVCGLDVHRMHRKLERINPPRDRRVEKTRLYNRPSSMELPNSTEKTKCDAETDVKEFGQLCQEFSNQVSLLK from the exons ATGACCGATCGCGTCCCCGTGGTGCCGCACCTTCGCTCAACGGACCTCATCCAGCCGCTTCGCGAGACCCAACCGGACACGGTCCACTTCAAGGGAACGTTCCCGTTGCGTCGCTTCAAGTCCAACCCGGATCTGGTGGCACTGCGGGTCGTCGAGCAGAACCGCTACGACCGAATTCCTTCGCCTCCGGTTTGCGGGCTGGACGTGCACCGGATGCACCGGAAGTTGGAACGGATCAATCCCCCGCGGGACAGGAGAGTCG AGAAAACGAGGCTGTATAATCGTCCGAGCTCGATGGAATTGCCGAATAGTACTGAGAAGACCAAATGTGATGCGGAAACTGATGTCAAAGAGTTCGGTCAGCTGTGCCAGGAGTTCTCCAACCAAGTGTCCCTGCTAAAGTGA